A DNA window from Patagioenas fasciata isolate bPatFas1 chromosome 1, bPatFas1.hap1, whole genome shotgun sequence contains the following coding sequences:
- the LOC136108356 gene encoding interstitial collagenase-like, whose amino-acid sequence MKNFFLLPLLYVTISSAFPVTPEEDETKTLQIVESYLQNFYGLQRDRKPHLRNKSGNLLAEKLKEMQEFFGLQVTGKPDLDTLEMMKKTRCGVPDIGEYVFTPGNPKWKRNDLTYRILNYTPKMRQADVDEAIRKALSVWSNVTPLTFRKVEDKEADIVISFAYRDHQDNSPFDGPNGQLAHAFQPGEGIGGDVHLDEEEAWTKDGRGYNLFIVVAHELGHSLGLSHSNDPGALMYPTYSYTDPNEFLLPQDDIDGIQAIYGRSNAAVQPTGPITPQACDPNLTFDAITTLRGEMIFFKGRYMLRKHPARTEAELNFISLFWPKLPSGIQAAYENVEKDEVLLFKENKYWVLRGYGIAPGYPKPIYHLGFPKTVKRVNAAYSDETTGKTYFFIADRYWRYDENKKSMDHGYPRKIISDFGKIGRVDAAFQKDRYVYFFRGTTQFQFDPRAKRIVRQMKSISWFNC is encoded by the exons ATGAAAAACTTCTTTCTTCTCCCGTTGCTATATGTGACCATCTCCTCTGCTTTTCCTGTGACTCCAGAAGAAGATGAAACAAAAACCCTCCAGATTGTAGAG AGTTACCTACAGAATTTCTATGGTCTTCAAAGGGATCGTAAGCCTCATTTAAGAAACAAGTCTGGAAACCTCCTTGCTGAAAAGCTCAAGGAAATGCAGGAATTCTTTGGACTGCAAGTGACCGGGAAACCTGATCTTGACACTTTGGAGATGATGAAAAAAACCAGATGCGGTGTACCTGATATAGGGGAATATGTTTTCACACCAGGGAATCCCAAATGGAAGAGAAATGATCTGACATACAG GATTTTGAATTACACCCCAAAGATGAGACAAGCTGATGTAGATGAAGCAATCCGAAAAGCTCTCAGTGTCTGGAGCAATGTGACACCACTGACATTCCGAAAGGTTGAGGACAAAGAAGCAGATATAGTGATCTCTTTCGCTTATAGAG ACCATCAAGACAACTCTCCTTTTGATGGTCCCAATGGGCAGCTGGCTCATGCTTTTCAGCCTGGTGAAGGTATTGGTGGAGATGTACATCTTGATGAGGAGGAAGCCTGGACCAAAGATGGGAGAG GCTACAACTTGTTCATTGTCGTTGCCCATGAGCTTGGCCATTCACTGGGTCTGTCTCATTCAAACGATCCTGGAGCTCTGATGTATCCAACTTACTCCTACACAGACCCCAATGAATTTCTTCTTCCTCAGGATGACATTGATGGCATTCAAGCCATCTATg GACGGTCTAATGCTGCTGTGCAGCCAACGGGACCCATAACACCACAAGCTTGCGACCCAAATTTGACATTTGATGCTATTACCACTCTGCGTGGAGAAATGATATTCTTCAAGGGCAG atatATGCTGCGCAAACATCCTGCAAGGACAGAGGCAGAGCTCAATTTTATCTCACTGTTCTGGCCAAAGTTACCATCAGGAATTCAAGCTGCTTATGAAAATGTTGAGAAAGATGAAGTTTTACTTTTTAAAG agaATAAATACTGGGTTCTCAGGGGTTATGGTATTGCACCTGGTTATCCTAAACCAATCTATCATTTGGGGTTCCCAAAGACTGTTAAAAGAGTTAATGCAGCTTACAGTGATGAAACCACAGGAAAAACATACTTCTTTATAGCTGACAGATACTGGAG GTATGATGAAAACAAAAAGTCCATGGATCATGGCTATCCAAGGAAAATAATCTCCGACTTCGGAAAAATTGGCAGAGTGGATGCTGCTTTCCAGAAAGATA